Proteins found in one Actinokineospora alba genomic segment:
- the crcB gene encoding fluoride efflux transporter CrcB: MAADIAAKATLAAVALGGAVGALARFMLVSALPGKAGGFPLGTLLVNSVGCLLIGALMVAVTELRNIHTLARPFLGVGVLGGFTTFSAYAEEVRVLLAPDTLIFAMSYLLGTVLCALVAVAAGMRLARSLL; this comes from the coding sequence ATGGCAGCCGACATTGCGGCGAAGGCGACGTTGGCCGCCGTGGCCCTGGGCGGCGCCGTAGGCGCACTCGCGCGATTCATGCTGGTCAGCGCCTTACCTGGGAAAGCGGGCGGATTTCCGCTGGGCACTTTGCTGGTCAATTCCGTGGGCTGTCTGCTCATCGGGGCGCTCATGGTGGCGGTGACGGAACTGAGGAATATTCATACGCTTGCCAGGCCATTTCTGGGTGTAGGCGTACTCGGTGGCTTCACCACGTTCTCCGCCTACGCGGAGGAAGTTCGCGTGCTGCTTGCTCCGGACACGCTGATTTTCGCCATGTCCTATCTGTTGGGAACCGTCCTGTGCGCGCTGGTCGCCGTCGCGGCCGGAATGCGCCTCGCCCGGTCGCTGTTGTGA
- the crcB gene encoding fluoride efflux transporter CrcB produces MTALLVVLGAAVGAPLRYLTDQALRRRFGDRFPWGTLTVNVVGSGILGALTGTSTAVHALLGIGFCGALTTYSTFGYETVRLIEDRAYLRAFLNVTVSVVAGVGAAALGHALVA; encoded by the coding sequence GTGACCGCGTTGCTGGTGGTCCTCGGCGCGGCGGTGGGCGCGCCCCTGCGCTACCTCACCGACCAGGCGCTGCGCCGCCGCTTCGGCGACCGGTTTCCGTGGGGCACGCTCACGGTCAACGTCGTCGGCTCTGGCATCCTCGGCGCGCTCACCGGAACGTCGACAGCGGTGCACGCCCTGCTGGGCATCGGCTTCTGCGGAGCACTGACGACGTACAGCACGTTCGGCTACGAGACCGTCCGACTGATCGAGGACCGCGCGTATCTGCGCGCGTTCCTCAACGTCACCGTCAGCGTGGTCGCGGGTGTCGGCGCCGCGGCGCTCGGCCACGCGCTGGTCGCCTAG